One region of Glycine max cultivar Williams 82 chromosome 9, Glycine_max_v4.0, whole genome shotgun sequence genomic DNA includes:
- the LOC102668674 gene encoding uncharacterized protein isoform X1: protein MEEAKVETPMTTWRDNCSQSLSPRARIVSVASNIASQPLHNPDPQVWGVLTAVSYNARKRHQGINILLTANEHCIGRLVEDVRFQIDSNSVSANHCRIYRMKVTNENMENATSIFLKDASTNGTYLNWERLKKNGAAVKVCHGDIISFAAPPQHDLAFAFVFREALVPSLMPDNAVAKRKAEDFVSDNKRLKGLGIGAPEGPISLDDFRSLQRSNMELRKQLENQVVTVDTLRSDNCAAVECHESELKSVKESVAKCYLDQLKALQQMVDLKHKELGDLNRASAAQKHAMEDLNERLSASTQSCAEANSIISSQKVNIAELKEQLDEEWTQRKEEREKAAGDLKAAVHRAQSEAQEELKRLSDASLRRERELQETINKLQESEREMSLLVETLRSKLEDTRQKLVVSDNKVRQLEAQVHEEKLANENEMKKVELEQQETRRLRKELESEKQAAREEAWAKVSVLELEINAAMRDLDFERRRLKGARERLMLRETQLRAFYSTTEEIQVLFAKQQEQLKSMQRTLEDDENYENTFVDMDGIIGGTSGREKEVDGYHSQNGAKAGSTSSAQRLNVVHVETLSNEASVTEKHGCDMRSEECQNTQEAKFTSADHDHRVRGGFGSDIDGVGTATMVERDAAVGTERVLETESPVNQGEQNIDLNKCLDGDTMQIDDDDDHVQETEEHAQKPSHEGLHHSQSNNPSDTQKTIEDTEAGGTIRTADLLTSEVAGSRACSTAPFLHGENESPRSKDNNEGSGALHDSIIVVAVAESQNTTSDAAVARQNERRVLSEMIGIVAPDLREQFEGSAYDCDQERENHGGSSDSDTKSCSNTSIDNRADAKGGSISDEETQLSDHDEEDQKQGDAMDNDDEDTEED from the exons ATGGAAGAGGCGAAAGTGGAAACTCCGATGACAACGTGGAGAGACAATTGTTCGCAGAGTTTGAGCCCTAGAGCGCGCATTGTCTCCGTTGCCTCCAACATCGCTTCCCAGCCTCTTCACAACCCCGACCCTCAAGTTTGGGGCGTTCTCACTGCCGTCTCCTACAATGCCCGCAAAAGGCACCAG GGAATTAACATTTTATTAACTGCTAATGAGCACTGCATTGGTCGATTGGTAGAGGATGTGCGTTTCCAGATTGATTCAAATTCCGTTAGTGCAAATCATTGCCGAATATACAGGATGAAAGTTACTAATGAAAATATGGAGAATGCCACATCAATATTCTTGAAAGATGCAAG CACAAATGGAACTTACCTTAACTGGGAGAGATTGAAAAAGAATGGCGCTGCTGTGAAAGTTTGCCATGGCGATATTATATCATTTGCTGCTCCTCCGCAGCATG ATCTGGCATTTGCTTTTGTATTTCGAGAGGCGCTTGTGCCCAGCCTCATGCCAGATAATGCAGTTGCTAAACGAAAAGCAG AGGATTTTGTTTCCGATAACAAGAGATTGAAAGGTTTAGGCATCGGTGCTCCTGAGGGTCCCATATCTCTAGATGATTTTCGAAGTcttcaaagatcaaacatg GAATTGAGAAAGCAATTGGAGAATCAGGTGGTTACAGTTGATACTTTGCGTAGTGACAACTGTGCAGCTGTTGAATGCCATGAAAGT GAATTAAAATCAGTCAAAGAGTCGGTTGCAAAATGTTACCTTGATCAATTAAAAGCATTACAGCAAATGGTGGATCTCAAACATAAGGAATTAGGGGATCTCAACAGAGCGTCTGCTGCACAAAAACATGCCATGGAAGACCTTAATGAAAGGCTTAGTGCTTCTACGCAGTCATGTGCTGAAGCAAATTCTATAATAAGTAG CCAAAAGGTAAATATAGCTGAACTGAAGGAACAATTAGATGAAGAGTGGACTCAACGAAAAGAAGAGCGAGAAAAGGCTGCAGGTGATCTAAAAGCTGCTGTTCATAGAGCCCAGTCTGAGGCTCAAGAGGAATTAAAACGACTCTCAGATGCTTCCttaagaagagaaagagagctACAAGAAACAATAAATAAGCTACAG GAGTCAGAGAGAGAAATGTCTTTGCTGGTTGAAACCTTGAGGTCCAAACTG GAAGATACCAGGCAAAAATTGGTTGTATCTGATAATAAGGTCCGTCAATTGGAAGCCCAAGTACATGAAGAGAAGCTTgccaatgaaaatgaaatgaag AAAGTAGAACTTGAACAACAGGAAACAAGAAGATTAAGGAAAGAGCTTGAGAGCGAAAAG CAGGCAGCTCGAGAAGAAGCTTGGGCTAAAGTTTCTGTTCTTGAGCTTGAGATAAATGCTGCAATGCGAGATCTTGATTTTGAGAGGCGGAGGTTGAAAGGTGCCAGGGAAAGACTTATGCTTCG GGAAACACAGCTTCGAGCATTTTATTCAACTACTGAAGAGATACAAGTATTGTTTGCTAAGCAACAGGAACAATTGAAGTCTATGCAGAGAACTCTAGAAGATGATGAAAATTATGAGAATACTTTTGTAGACATGGATGGAATCATTGGTGGAACCTCTGGCAGAGAAAAAGAAGTTGATGGATACCATAGCCAAAATGGTGCCAAGGCAGGGTCAACTTCTTCTGCACAAAGGCTCAACGTAGTTCACGTTGAAACATTGAGCAATGAAGCAAGTGTCACTGAGAAGCATGGCTGTGATATGAGAAGTGAAGAATGTCAAAATACGCAAGAGGCAAAATTCACCAGTGCTGATCATGACCATCGTGTTAGAGGTGGCTTTGGTTCTGATATTGATGGTGTTGGCACGGCAACTATGGTGGAGAGAGATGCTGCTGTAGGCACTGAGCGAGTTCTTGAAACTGAAAGTCCTGTAAATCAGGGTGAACAGAATATTGATTTGAACAAGTGTTTAGATGGGGACACAATGcaaattgatgatgatgatgaccatGTACAAGAAACGGAGGAGCATGCTCAAAAACCTTCTCATGAAGGCTTACATCATTCACAATCAAATAATCCTTCAGACACTCAAAAGACCATTGAGGATACAGAAGCTGGAGGCACAATCAGAACAGCAGATCTTTTGACTTCGGAAGTGGCTGGTAGTCGGGCTTGCAGTACAGCCCCTTTCTTGCATGGAGAAAATGAATCTCCAAGAAGCAAAGATAATAATGAAGGTTCAGGAGCATTGCATGATTCAATTATCGTAGTGGCTGTGGCTGAGAGTCAGAACACAACTTCTGATGCTGCAGTTGCCAGACAGAATGAACGACGAGTACTAAGTGAGATGATTGGCATTGTTGCTCCCGATTTGAGGGAGCAATTTGAAGGTTCTGCATATGATTGTGACCAAGAGAGAGAAAACCATGGTGGTTCATCTGACTCAGATACTAAGAGTTGTAGCAACACTAGCATTGATAACAGAGCTGATGCAAAGGGTGGATCAATATCTGATGAAGAAACTCAGCTTAGTGACCATGATGAGGAGGATCAAAAGCAGGGTGATGCCATGGATAACGATGATGAAGACACTGAagaagattga
- the LOC102668674 gene encoding ELKS/Rab6-interacting/CAST family member 1 isoform X2: protein MEEAKVETPMTTWRDNCSQSLSPRARIVSVASNIASQPLHNPDPQVWGVLTAVSYNARKRHQGINILLTANEHCIGRLVEDVRFQIDSNSVSANHCRIYRMKVTNENMENATSIFLKDASTNGTYLNWERLKKNGAAVKVCHGDIISFAAPPQHDLAFAFVFREALVPSLMPDNAVAKRKAEDFVSDNKRLKGLGIGAPEGPISLDDFRSLQRSNMELRKQLENQVVTVDTLRSDNCAAVECHESELKSVKESVAKCYLDQLKALQQMVDLKHKELGDLNRASAAQKHAMEDLNERLSASTQSCAEANSIISSQKVNIAELKEQLDEEWTQRKEEREKAAGDLKAAVHRAQSEAQEELKRLSDASLRRERELQETINKLQESEREMSLLVETLRSKLEDTRQKLVVSDNKVRQLEAQVHEEKLANENEMKKVELEQQETRRLRKELESEKAAREEAWAKVSVLELEINAAMRDLDFERRRLKGARERLMLRETQLRAFYSTTEEIQVLFAKQQEQLKSMQRTLEDDENYENTFVDMDGIIGGTSGREKEVDGYHSQNGAKAGSTSSAQRLNVVHVETLSNEASVTEKHGCDMRSEECQNTQEAKFTSADHDHRVRGGFGSDIDGVGTATMVERDAAVGTERVLETESPVNQGEQNIDLNKCLDGDTMQIDDDDDHVQETEEHAQKPSHEGLHHSQSNNPSDTQKTIEDTEAGGTIRTADLLTSEVAGSRACSTAPFLHGENESPRSKDNNEGSGALHDSIIVVAVAESQNTTSDAAVARQNERRVLSEMIGIVAPDLREQFEGSAYDCDQERENHGGSSDSDTKSCSNTSIDNRADAKGGSISDEETQLSDHDEEDQKQGDAMDNDDEDTEED, encoded by the exons ATGGAAGAGGCGAAAGTGGAAACTCCGATGACAACGTGGAGAGACAATTGTTCGCAGAGTTTGAGCCCTAGAGCGCGCATTGTCTCCGTTGCCTCCAACATCGCTTCCCAGCCTCTTCACAACCCCGACCCTCAAGTTTGGGGCGTTCTCACTGCCGTCTCCTACAATGCCCGCAAAAGGCACCAG GGAATTAACATTTTATTAACTGCTAATGAGCACTGCATTGGTCGATTGGTAGAGGATGTGCGTTTCCAGATTGATTCAAATTCCGTTAGTGCAAATCATTGCCGAATATACAGGATGAAAGTTACTAATGAAAATATGGAGAATGCCACATCAATATTCTTGAAAGATGCAAG CACAAATGGAACTTACCTTAACTGGGAGAGATTGAAAAAGAATGGCGCTGCTGTGAAAGTTTGCCATGGCGATATTATATCATTTGCTGCTCCTCCGCAGCATG ATCTGGCATTTGCTTTTGTATTTCGAGAGGCGCTTGTGCCCAGCCTCATGCCAGATAATGCAGTTGCTAAACGAAAAGCAG AGGATTTTGTTTCCGATAACAAGAGATTGAAAGGTTTAGGCATCGGTGCTCCTGAGGGTCCCATATCTCTAGATGATTTTCGAAGTcttcaaagatcaaacatg GAATTGAGAAAGCAATTGGAGAATCAGGTGGTTACAGTTGATACTTTGCGTAGTGACAACTGTGCAGCTGTTGAATGCCATGAAAGT GAATTAAAATCAGTCAAAGAGTCGGTTGCAAAATGTTACCTTGATCAATTAAAAGCATTACAGCAAATGGTGGATCTCAAACATAAGGAATTAGGGGATCTCAACAGAGCGTCTGCTGCACAAAAACATGCCATGGAAGACCTTAATGAAAGGCTTAGTGCTTCTACGCAGTCATGTGCTGAAGCAAATTCTATAATAAGTAG CCAAAAGGTAAATATAGCTGAACTGAAGGAACAATTAGATGAAGAGTGGACTCAACGAAAAGAAGAGCGAGAAAAGGCTGCAGGTGATCTAAAAGCTGCTGTTCATAGAGCCCAGTCTGAGGCTCAAGAGGAATTAAAACGACTCTCAGATGCTTCCttaagaagagaaagagagctACAAGAAACAATAAATAAGCTACAG GAGTCAGAGAGAGAAATGTCTTTGCTGGTTGAAACCTTGAGGTCCAAACTG GAAGATACCAGGCAAAAATTGGTTGTATCTGATAATAAGGTCCGTCAATTGGAAGCCCAAGTACATGAAGAGAAGCTTgccaatgaaaatgaaatgaag AAAGTAGAACTTGAACAACAGGAAACAAGAAGATTAAGGAAAGAGCTTGAGAGCGAAAAG GCAGCTCGAGAAGAAGCTTGGGCTAAAGTTTCTGTTCTTGAGCTTGAGATAAATGCTGCAATGCGAGATCTTGATTTTGAGAGGCGGAGGTTGAAAGGTGCCAGGGAAAGACTTATGCTTCG GGAAACACAGCTTCGAGCATTTTATTCAACTACTGAAGAGATACAAGTATTGTTTGCTAAGCAACAGGAACAATTGAAGTCTATGCAGAGAACTCTAGAAGATGATGAAAATTATGAGAATACTTTTGTAGACATGGATGGAATCATTGGTGGAACCTCTGGCAGAGAAAAAGAAGTTGATGGATACCATAGCCAAAATGGTGCCAAGGCAGGGTCAACTTCTTCTGCACAAAGGCTCAACGTAGTTCACGTTGAAACATTGAGCAATGAAGCAAGTGTCACTGAGAAGCATGGCTGTGATATGAGAAGTGAAGAATGTCAAAATACGCAAGAGGCAAAATTCACCAGTGCTGATCATGACCATCGTGTTAGAGGTGGCTTTGGTTCTGATATTGATGGTGTTGGCACGGCAACTATGGTGGAGAGAGATGCTGCTGTAGGCACTGAGCGAGTTCTTGAAACTGAAAGTCCTGTAAATCAGGGTGAACAGAATATTGATTTGAACAAGTGTTTAGATGGGGACACAATGcaaattgatgatgatgatgaccatGTACAAGAAACGGAGGAGCATGCTCAAAAACCTTCTCATGAAGGCTTACATCATTCACAATCAAATAATCCTTCAGACACTCAAAAGACCATTGAGGATACAGAAGCTGGAGGCACAATCAGAACAGCAGATCTTTTGACTTCGGAAGTGGCTGGTAGTCGGGCTTGCAGTACAGCCCCTTTCTTGCATGGAGAAAATGAATCTCCAAGAAGCAAAGATAATAATGAAGGTTCAGGAGCATTGCATGATTCAATTATCGTAGTGGCTGTGGCTGAGAGTCAGAACACAACTTCTGATGCTGCAGTTGCCAGACAGAATGAACGACGAGTACTAAGTGAGATGATTGGCATTGTTGCTCCCGATTTGAGGGAGCAATTTGAAGGTTCTGCATATGATTGTGACCAAGAGAGAGAAAACCATGGTGGTTCATCTGACTCAGATACTAAGAGTTGTAGCAACACTAGCATTGATAACAGAGCTGATGCAAAGGGTGGATCAATATCTGATGAAGAAACTCAGCTTAGTGACCATGATGAGGAGGATCAAAAGCAGGGTGATGCCATGGATAACGATGATGAAGACACTGAagaagattga
- the LOC102668674 gene encoding ELKS/Rab6-interacting/CAST family member 1 isoform X3 codes for MPDNAVAKRKAEDFVSDNKRLKGLGIGAPEGPISLDDFRSLQRSNMELRKQLENQVVTVDTLRSDNCAAVECHESELKSVKESVAKCYLDQLKALQQMVDLKHKELGDLNRASAAQKHAMEDLNERLSASTQSCAEANSIISSQKVNIAELKEQLDEEWTQRKEEREKAAGDLKAAVHRAQSEAQEELKRLSDASLRRERELQETINKLQESEREMSLLVETLRSKLEDTRQKLVVSDNKVRQLEAQVHEEKLANENEMKKVELEQQETRRLRKELESEKQAAREEAWAKVSVLELEINAAMRDLDFERRRLKGARERLMLRETQLRAFYSTTEEIQVLFAKQQEQLKSMQRTLEDDENYENTFVDMDGIIGGTSGREKEVDGYHSQNGAKAGSTSSAQRLNVVHVETLSNEASVTEKHGCDMRSEECQNTQEAKFTSADHDHRVRGGFGSDIDGVGTATMVERDAAVGTERVLETESPVNQGEQNIDLNKCLDGDTMQIDDDDDHVQETEEHAQKPSHEGLHHSQSNNPSDTQKTIEDTEAGGTIRTADLLTSEVAGSRACSTAPFLHGENESPRSKDNNEGSGALHDSIIVVAVAESQNTTSDAAVARQNERRVLSEMIGIVAPDLREQFEGSAYDCDQERENHGGSSDSDTKSCSNTSIDNRADAKGGSISDEETQLSDHDEEDQKQGDAMDNDDEDTEED; via the exons ATGCCAGATAATGCAGTTGCTAAACGAAAAGCAG AGGATTTTGTTTCCGATAACAAGAGATTGAAAGGTTTAGGCATCGGTGCTCCTGAGGGTCCCATATCTCTAGATGATTTTCGAAGTcttcaaagatcaaacatg GAATTGAGAAAGCAATTGGAGAATCAGGTGGTTACAGTTGATACTTTGCGTAGTGACAACTGTGCAGCTGTTGAATGCCATGAAAGT GAATTAAAATCAGTCAAAGAGTCGGTTGCAAAATGTTACCTTGATCAATTAAAAGCATTACAGCAAATGGTGGATCTCAAACATAAGGAATTAGGGGATCTCAACAGAGCGTCTGCTGCACAAAAACATGCCATGGAAGACCTTAATGAAAGGCTTAGTGCTTCTACGCAGTCATGTGCTGAAGCAAATTCTATAATAAGTAG CCAAAAGGTAAATATAGCTGAACTGAAGGAACAATTAGATGAAGAGTGGACTCAACGAAAAGAAGAGCGAGAAAAGGCTGCAGGTGATCTAAAAGCTGCTGTTCATAGAGCCCAGTCTGAGGCTCAAGAGGAATTAAAACGACTCTCAGATGCTTCCttaagaagagaaagagagctACAAGAAACAATAAATAAGCTACAG GAGTCAGAGAGAGAAATGTCTTTGCTGGTTGAAACCTTGAGGTCCAAACTG GAAGATACCAGGCAAAAATTGGTTGTATCTGATAATAAGGTCCGTCAATTGGAAGCCCAAGTACATGAAGAGAAGCTTgccaatgaaaatgaaatgaag AAAGTAGAACTTGAACAACAGGAAACAAGAAGATTAAGGAAAGAGCTTGAGAGCGAAAAG CAGGCAGCTCGAGAAGAAGCTTGGGCTAAAGTTTCTGTTCTTGAGCTTGAGATAAATGCTGCAATGCGAGATCTTGATTTTGAGAGGCGGAGGTTGAAAGGTGCCAGGGAAAGACTTATGCTTCG GGAAACACAGCTTCGAGCATTTTATTCAACTACTGAAGAGATACAAGTATTGTTTGCTAAGCAACAGGAACAATTGAAGTCTATGCAGAGAACTCTAGAAGATGATGAAAATTATGAGAATACTTTTGTAGACATGGATGGAATCATTGGTGGAACCTCTGGCAGAGAAAAAGAAGTTGATGGATACCATAGCCAAAATGGTGCCAAGGCAGGGTCAACTTCTTCTGCACAAAGGCTCAACGTAGTTCACGTTGAAACATTGAGCAATGAAGCAAGTGTCACTGAGAAGCATGGCTGTGATATGAGAAGTGAAGAATGTCAAAATACGCAAGAGGCAAAATTCACCAGTGCTGATCATGACCATCGTGTTAGAGGTGGCTTTGGTTCTGATATTGATGGTGTTGGCACGGCAACTATGGTGGAGAGAGATGCTGCTGTAGGCACTGAGCGAGTTCTTGAAACTGAAAGTCCTGTAAATCAGGGTGAACAGAATATTGATTTGAACAAGTGTTTAGATGGGGACACAATGcaaattgatgatgatgatgaccatGTACAAGAAACGGAGGAGCATGCTCAAAAACCTTCTCATGAAGGCTTACATCATTCACAATCAAATAATCCTTCAGACACTCAAAAGACCATTGAGGATACAGAAGCTGGAGGCACAATCAGAACAGCAGATCTTTTGACTTCGGAAGTGGCTGGTAGTCGGGCTTGCAGTACAGCCCCTTTCTTGCATGGAGAAAATGAATCTCCAAGAAGCAAAGATAATAATGAAGGTTCAGGAGCATTGCATGATTCAATTATCGTAGTGGCTGTGGCTGAGAGTCAGAACACAACTTCTGATGCTGCAGTTGCCAGACAGAATGAACGACGAGTACTAAGTGAGATGATTGGCATTGTTGCTCCCGATTTGAGGGAGCAATTTGAAGGTTCTGCATATGATTGTGACCAAGAGAGAGAAAACCATGGTGGTTCATCTGACTCAGATACTAAGAGTTGTAGCAACACTAGCATTGATAACAGAGCTGATGCAAAGGGTGGATCAATATCTGATGAAGAAACTCAGCTTAGTGACCATGATGAGGAGGATCAAAAGCAGGGTGATGCCATGGATAACGATGATGAAGACACTGAagaagattga